A genome region from Lonchura striata isolate bLonStr1 unplaced genomic scaffold, bLonStr1.mat Scaffold_145, whole genome shotgun sequence includes the following:
- the LOC144248466 gene encoding UBX domain-containing protein 1-like has product MAAGGGTGLGRLWRRCWRAKALALTGNRGVEPAMDWLVAHEDDPDSDPELPPGLGAPPAGLGGPRQPPAPEDETQKSC; this is encoded by the exons ATGGCGGCGGGCGGTGGGACCGGGCTCGGGCGGCTCTGGAGGCgctgctggag GGCGAAGGCGCTGGCGCTGACCGGGAACCGGGGAGTGGAGCCGGCCATGGACTG gctggtggctcatgagGACGACCCCGACTCGGACCCCGAActccccccgggtttgggggcgCCGCCCGCGGGCCTGGGGGGGCCccggcagccgccggcccccgAGGACGAGAcccagaa ATCCTGCTGA